The Haloferax volcanii DS2 DNA segment GGACTGAGCGCCTCGGACGGCGACCCCCGTCCGCGTCGGTTCCGAAACACATCAGTCCGTTGTCTCTCGCTTCGGGTGCAGACGGTTACAAGAGGCCGCGGTTCTAACCCCGCCTGTGTCTCCACCGAGCGACGACGACTTTCGCACGCACTCCCCGACGGACCCGATAGACGACACGCCCACCGTCTCGTGTTCGCGGTGCGGCGAGGAGTGGGACCTCTCCTACGAACTCGACGAGCTACAACTGGGAAACCAGTCGGTCGAGCAGTTCGCGCTCGACCACCGCCGCCACACCGGACACTTCCCGGACGACGTTTCGCCGTGGGTCGTCAGCTGTCGACAGTGTCCCGACGGCGAACAGTTCCTCTCCGAGGCCAGCGCCCGCCGGTGGGCCCGCACGCACGCCCGACACACGCGACACGAGGTGTCGATGGACCACGCCGACGAGGACGGCGTCGTCATCGCGCCCGAGTGAGGTTCGCCGGGAGTCCGGTCACCCTCGGCTTTCGGTGCCGGTCGTCGGCCGTGCGGCCGGCGGGACCGGCGGCGTCAGGTCGAGACGCATCTTCGTGTCCGCGCCGTCCGAGCTGACCGTCTCGAACCCGAGTTCGCGGTAGACGTGGACGGCCCGCTGATTATCGGGAGCGACGTGGAGGACGAGCGCCTCGCGCCCGGCGTCGGCGGCGTCCGCGACGACGTGGCGACACAGTTCGGTCCCGATGCCGCGGTCGTGGCTGTCCTGATGGACGAACACCGCGAGTTCCGGCTCCGGGTCGTCGCTCGCCACGTACGCGGCGTGGCCGACGATACCTCGGTCGGCGACGGCGACGAAGTTGCGGCCGCGGTCGACGAGGTTCGAGAGCCACTCGGTGATGTGCGCCTCGTCCGTCGGCGGCAGCCCCATCGACCGGGCGTCGGGGTCGTAGTCGCGGTACATCTCAGCGAGGGCGTCTCGGTCGGCGTCGTCGTACGGGCGGACGACGAGGCCACGACCGTCTTTGCTGACGAACCGCGGGCACCGAGGGGGACACTGCGGCGTCCCGACGCACCGACTCGCGTCCCAGAAGCCGTCGGAACCACTCGCGCCGTTCGGCCGGTCAACGTCCGTCTCTCCCATACGGGAACGGCGCGAGCGCGACCCTTGAGGGCGGCCGCCGATTCCCAGTTTCCGAGGATTCGAAAACCGGTCCGGATTTATAACGTCCCGGCGGTCCACGCTTCACATGTGAGGTGACAGACGATGGCCGCAACCGGCGAAATCGAGATGCTGGGGAACCGGATGGAGTTCGACTACGCCGAGGGCGTCACCGGCTACGTGCTCGTGTTCGCCCGCCTCGTCACGGGGTACTGGTTCCTCCACGCGGGGGTGACGAAGTACCTCGGCGCCGAGCCGTTTAACGCGGCCGGCTGGCTCGTCAACGGCACCGCGGGCGCGCCCGGCCCTGTCCACGCGTTCCTCGCGTGGGTCGGCCAGACGCCGGTGCTGCTCGAATTCACGAACCTCATGGTCCCGTTGGGCGAGACGCTCATCGGCCTCGGGCTCGTCGTCGGGGCCGCGGTCCGCCTCGCCGCCGCCGGGGGCGCGTTCCTCATGACGTTCTTCTACCTCGGCAACGCCGAGTGGGGCCACGGCCTCGTCAACGGCGACCTGCTGGGGCTCGTGATGTTCCTCGTGGTCGGCGCGCTCGCGACGGGCCGCATCCTCGGCCTCGACGCGTACCTCGAAGAGACGGAGTTCGTCCGCCAGCGACCGAAGCTCCGGTACCTCCTCGGCTGAGGGGGCGTTCCGGCCGCGCTCGGCTATCGTTTCTCTCGAACAGTGTTTCCGAAGATTCCCGCGTCTCAGGCCTCTTCGAACCGGCTTTCGCGTGTCGGTGGGTTTAGGAGTCCCTAAAATCCGAAAGTGGTTTATTGTATTAGGGACGCCTAAAACGTATGAACGAAGACGGAGCCGACTTCGACCACGTCGCTCGCGGGTTGTTCTCACGGGGGCGGTCTGCGCCGTGACCGACCAAGGCACTGAACTCGACTCGGCGGACGTGGTCGTCGTCGGCGGCGGTCCCTCGGGATGCGCCGCGGCCGTCTTCACCGCGCGGTACGGCCTCGACACCGTCGTGTTCGACCGGGGGAACGCCGCCTTGCGTCGGTGTGCGTACCTCGAAAACTACCTCGGCTTCCCCGCCGGCATCGGCGTGGACACGTTCACCGCGCTCATGCACGAACACCTCGCCGAGGTCGGCGCGGACTACGTCGCCGACATGGTCGTCTCGGTCGAGCGACCGGGCGACGAGAGTGAAGTCGCGGCCGCGAGCGAGGGCGAGTCGGACGCGTTCGAC contains these protein-coding regions:
- a CDS encoding GNAT family N-acetyltransferase — protein: MGETDVDRPNGASGSDGFWDASRCVGTPQCPPRCPRFVSKDGRGLVVRPYDDADRDALAEMYRDYDPDARSMGLPPTDEAHITEWLSNLVDRGRNFVAVADRGIVGHAAYVASDDPEPELAVFVHQDSHDRGIGTELCRHVVADAADAGREALVLHVAPDNQRAVHVYRELGFETVSSDGADTKMRLDLTPPVPPAARPTTGTESRG
- a CDS encoding DoxX family membrane protein; protein product: MAATGEIEMLGNRMEFDYAEGVTGYVLVFARLVTGYWFLHAGVTKYLGAEPFNAAGWLVNGTAGAPGPVHAFLAWVGQTPVLLEFTNLMVPLGETLIGLGLVVGAAVRLAAAGGAFLMTFFYLGNAEWGHGLVNGDLLGLVMFLVVGALATGRILGLDAYLEETEFVRQRPKLRYLLG